The following are from one region of the Arthrobacter sp. TMP15 genome:
- a CDS encoding SAF domain-containing protein yields MAMETQSSSARLTKPSWKDPRLMIGILLVLASVVSVVALVTSAGKTVPAYVATDVLVVGQKVTAESLTIVQVQLGDADGKYLDPNEVLDQGAVAIRMVPKGELVSRSSIGNTDALDRKPASVTIDEPLPKEVVVGSRVDVWVALPDERNGYQPPVLMLPGAEVAALNVSSSSLGSGKNMQLMVLVTDVQMPKFLGAVANKAKVAVVWNPGAAP; encoded by the coding sequence ATGGCTATGGAGACGCAGAGCTCGTCCGCTCGATTGACCAAGCCGTCCTGGAAAGATCCGCGACTGATGATCGGTATCCTGCTGGTCCTGGCCTCCGTGGTGTCAGTGGTGGCGTTGGTCACGAGCGCAGGAAAGACAGTGCCGGCTTACGTGGCCACAGACGTCCTGGTTGTGGGACAAAAAGTCACGGCAGAGTCGTTGACCATTGTGCAGGTTCAGCTCGGTGACGCAGATGGTAAGTATCTTGACCCCAACGAAGTACTTGACCAGGGCGCCGTAGCCATCCGCATGGTGCCCAAGGGCGAACTTGTTTCCCGCTCCAGTATTGGGAACACAGACGCACTTGACCGCAAGCCCGCCTCAGTCACAATCGATGAGCCATTGCCCAAGGAAGTGGTTGTTGGTTCCCGCGTGGACGTTTGGGTTGCTTTACCGGATGAAAGAAACGGCTACCAGCCGCCGGTGCTCATGCTGCCCGGTGCGGAGGTTGCCGCCCTAAACGTTTCATCTTCCTCGTTGGGATCCGGTAAGAACATGCAGCTGATGGTGCTCGTCACGGATGTGCAGATGCCTAAATTTCTGGGGGCGGTAGCCAATAAAGCCAAAGTTGCAGTGGTATGGAATCCTGGAGCTGCCCCATGA
- a CDS encoding helix-turn-helix domain-containing protein, translating into MPRFLTLADVAEQLQISAAACYALVHSGELPAFQIGGRGQWRVDEAKFEQFIDDRHAAARDMLAADSPPRTS; encoded by the coding sequence ATGCCCCGTTTCCTAACACTGGCCGACGTTGCCGAACAGCTGCAAATCTCGGCCGCTGCATGCTACGCACTCGTGCACAGCGGTGAACTACCGGCCTTCCAGATAGGTGGCCGCGGGCAATGGCGCGTGGATGAAGCAAAATTTGAGCAGTTTATTGACGATCGCCATGCCGCCGCCCGTGACATGCTGGCGGCTGATAGTCCGCCACGAACCAGCTAA
- a CDS encoding Rv3235 family protein — protein MSTTATSSPSNPTLLVVKPVNTITPGTDALNEGEVIKLPGREERLRRARAVPDSDTSGALGILDPGGAERAVVASMSCKVAQAALEVLSGVRSVQQLVRWLDALCLNALATRARLHAEAQKAECRRQSHAPENVHMLHHQPQVHSVHCSAVSPGIFETTVVIADKTRFRAIAMRFELLGGLWKVTALQIG, from the coding sequence GTGAGTACCACCGCAACCTCATCACCGTCCAACCCCACGCTTTTAGTGGTTAAGCCCGTCAACACCATCACTCCTGGCACCGACGCTCTCAACGAAGGAGAGGTGATAAAACTCCCTGGACGGGAGGAACGTCTAAGGCGAGCACGGGCAGTCCCAGACAGTGACACCTCAGGCGCCCTTGGGATACTGGATCCAGGAGGGGCAGAGCGGGCCGTTGTGGCCTCAATGTCATGCAAGGTAGCTCAAGCCGCCCTTGAAGTTCTCAGCGGTGTCCGCTCCGTACAGCAACTGGTCCGGTGGCTAGATGCCCTGTGCCTTAACGCCTTGGCAACCCGTGCACGGCTGCATGCCGAAGCCCAAAAAGCTGAATGCCGTCGCCAGAGCCACGCGCCAGAGAACGTTCATATGCTCCATCACCAGCCCCAAGTCCATTCGGTGCATTGCAGTGCCGTCTCGCCTGGGATCTTTGAAACTACAGTGGTGATCGCCGACAAGACGCGTTTCCGAGCCATCGCCATGCGGTTCGAACTCTTGGGTGGGCTGTGGAAAGTGACTGCTTTGCAGATTGGCTAG
- the secA gene encoding preprotein translocase subunit SecA, with protein MPSLLERVLRTGDRKTLKRLNVLADAIDSLEDSFQTFTDAELREETDKLKLRHADGESLDDLLPEAFATVREASSRTLGLRHFRVQLMGGAALHLGNIAEMKTGEGKTLVATAPAYLNALTGKGVHVITVNDYLAQYQSDLMGRVFRFLGQTSGCIVSNQDPTVRRAQYAADITYGTNNEFGFDYLRDNMAWSKDELVQRGHNFAIVDEVDSILIDEARTPLIISGPASGDANRWYGEFAKVVLRLNDEEDYEVDEKKRTVGVLEDGIEKVEDYLGISNLYESANTPLIGFLNNAIKAKELFKRDKDYVIMDGEVLIVDEHTGRILSGRRYNEGMHQAIEAKEGVEIKAENQTLATVTLQNYFRLYEKLAGMTGTAETEASEFMGTYSLGVVAIPTNKPMSRVDQADLVYKNEVVKFDAVVADIAERHELGQPVLVGTTSVEKSEYLSKKLAEAGVKHEVLNAKNHAREAAIVAQAGRRGAVTVATNMAGRGTDIMLGGNAEFNAIAELAARGLDPEETPEEYEAAWLDVFEEAKLAVKDEHEAVLEAGGLYVLGTERHESRRIDNQLRGRSGRQGDPGESRFYLSLTDDLMRLFNSGAAERLMSRSSMPDDVALESKLVSKAIASAQGQVEGRNAEQRKNVLKYDDVLNRQREAIYSDRRRILEGGDLHEKVQHFLEDTVNEIIDAALSNGHPGDWDFSTLWSNLRTVYPVSVSVDEIAEEVGGEGRITAETLKTELLSDAKVAYQEREAALGSSTMRELERRVVLSVVGRKWQEHLYEMDYLKEGIGLRAMAQRDPLVEYQREGYEMFLSMMAGIREESVGFLFNLEVQVENAPEASVGLVQEAPSALMGRVGSAGSGTASDSSEAAEESSPRITAPGLQAPEKPAQLQFSGPDAEGEAETHIERRGSGLPPSATRPANKNNNKKKKKR; from the coding sequence GTGCCATCACTTCTTGAGCGGGTCCTTCGCACAGGCGATCGCAAGACGCTTAAACGGCTCAATGTCCTTGCGGACGCCATTGATTCGCTGGAGGACTCTTTTCAGACCTTCACCGATGCAGAACTTCGCGAGGAAACTGACAAGCTCAAGCTCCGGCACGCAGATGGCGAGTCGTTGGATGATCTGCTTCCGGAGGCTTTCGCCACCGTGCGTGAAGCATCCTCCCGCACATTGGGCTTGCGCCATTTTCGTGTCCAGCTCATGGGTGGTGCTGCCCTGCACTTGGGGAACATTGCCGAGATGAAGACCGGTGAGGGGAAGACCCTGGTTGCAACAGCACCGGCGTATCTAAACGCACTCACGGGCAAGGGCGTTCACGTGATTACCGTCAACGACTACCTTGCGCAGTACCAGTCAGACCTGATGGGACGAGTTTTCCGGTTCCTGGGTCAGACCAGCGGCTGTATTGTCTCCAACCAGGACCCCACCGTGCGCCGTGCCCAGTACGCTGCCGACATCACCTATGGCACCAACAATGAGTTTGGCTTTGACTACCTGCGCGACAATATGGCTTGGAGCAAGGATGAGCTGGTTCAGCGCGGGCATAACTTTGCGATCGTTGATGAAGTGGACTCCATCCTCATCGATGAGGCCCGTACACCGTTGATCATCTCCGGCCCGGCGTCCGGAGACGCCAACCGTTGGTATGGCGAGTTTGCCAAAGTTGTACTGCGCCTCAATGACGAAGAGGACTACGAGGTTGACGAGAAAAAGCGCACCGTCGGTGTTCTCGAAGACGGCATTGAAAAAGTTGAGGATTACCTTGGCATCAGCAACCTTTACGAGTCCGCCAACACCCCGTTGATTGGTTTCCTGAACAACGCCATTAAGGCTAAAGAGCTGTTCAAGCGCGACAAGGACTACGTCATCATGGATGGCGAAGTTCTCATCGTTGATGAGCACACTGGCCGTATTCTCTCTGGTCGGCGGTACAACGAAGGCATGCACCAGGCCATTGAGGCCAAAGAAGGTGTGGAGATCAAAGCTGAGAACCAGACTTTGGCCACAGTGACACTGCAGAACTACTTCCGTCTGTATGAGAAACTCGCCGGCATGACAGGCACCGCCGAGACCGAAGCTTCCGAGTTCATGGGCACGTACTCGTTGGGGGTTGTTGCAATCCCCACGAACAAGCCCATGTCGCGTGTGGACCAGGCGGATCTGGTGTACAAGAACGAGGTTGTGAAATTTGACGCGGTTGTCGCTGACATCGCTGAACGTCACGAGTTGGGCCAGCCTGTTTTGGTGGGCACCACTAGCGTTGAGAAGAGCGAGTACCTGTCCAAGAAATTGGCAGAGGCTGGCGTCAAGCACGAGGTGTTGAACGCAAAGAACCACGCCCGTGAAGCCGCAATCGTAGCGCAGGCCGGACGCCGTGGAGCTGTCACCGTCGCCACGAACATGGCGGGCCGTGGAACGGACATCATGCTCGGCGGAAACGCCGAGTTCAACGCTATTGCTGAGCTGGCTGCTCGCGGACTGGACCCGGAAGAAACTCCGGAAGAGTACGAGGCAGCCTGGCTGGACGTTTTCGAGGAAGCAAAGCTAGCCGTCAAGGACGAGCATGAGGCCGTTCTTGAGGCCGGTGGGCTGTACGTTCTGGGTACCGAACGTCACGAGTCCCGTCGTATTGATAACCAGCTTCGCGGCCGTTCCGGACGTCAGGGAGACCCTGGAGAGTCGCGATTCTACCTTTCATTGACCGATGACCTCATGCGTTTGTTCAACTCCGGTGCTGCCGAACGCCTCATGTCGCGATCGTCCATGCCCGATGATGTTGCGCTGGAATCCAAGCTGGTATCGAAGGCGATTGCCTCCGCGCAAGGCCAGGTTGAGGGCCGTAACGCTGAGCAGCGCAAGAATGTTTTGAAGTACGACGACGTCCTGAACCGTCAGCGTGAAGCCATCTACAGTGACCGCCGCCGGATTCTGGAAGGCGGGGACCTGCATGAGAAGGTTCAACACTTCCTTGAGGACACCGTCAATGAGATTATTGACGCGGCGCTGAGCAATGGCCATCCCGGTGATTGGGACTTCTCAACTCTCTGGAGCAACCTTCGAACCGTTTACCCGGTGAGCGTGTCAGTGGATGAGATCGCTGAAGAGGTCGGTGGCGAGGGCAGGATCACAGCTGAAACTCTCAAAACTGAGCTGCTCAGTGATGCCAAGGTTGCCTACCAGGAGCGCGAAGCCGCCCTGGGCTCATCGACCATGCGTGAACTTGAACGCCGCGTAGTGCTTTCTGTGGTGGGTCGTAAATGGCAGGAACACCTCTACGAGATGGATTACCTCAAAGAAGGTATCGGGTTGCGGGCCATGGCTCAGCGTGACCCGCTTGTTGAGTACCAGCGCGAAGGGTACGAGATGTTCCTGTCCATGATGGCCGGCATCCGCGAGGAAAGCGTTGGTTTCCTGTTCAACCTTGAAGTTCAGGTGGAGAACGCTCCGGAAGCAAGCGTTGGTCTTGTTCAAGAGGCACCCTCGGCATTGATGGGTCGGGTGGGCTCCGCAGGCTCAGGCACTGCCAGTGACTCATCCGAGGCCGCTGAGGAGAGTTCGCCCCGGATCACCGCTCCTGGGCTTCAAGCACCTGAGAAGCCTGCGCAGCTGCAGTTTAGTGGCCCGGATGCGGAAGGTGAAGCCGAAACGCATATTGAGCGCCGTGGTAGCGGCTTGCCGCCGTCGGCCACGCGTCCGGCGAACAAAAACAACAACAAGAAGAAGAAAAAGCGCTAG
- a CDS encoding MarR family transcriptional regulator yields the protein MSNSEALDLAARYREILRQAVYVVRAIEADGDLSTSQVSTLNMLAGQPLRVSDIARNAGIRVPSATEQITKLATNGLVERTPNDHDARVVEVRLTTLGRHKLEAANLRRNKEVAAAFAFLLPSERQAIDRAIPAIAKLNEALSP from the coding sequence ATGAGTAACAGTGAAGCTTTGGATTTAGCTGCCCGCTACCGGGAAATACTGCGTCAGGCAGTTTACGTAGTGCGCGCCATAGAAGCTGACGGGGACTTAAGCACAAGCCAGGTCAGCACACTGAATATGCTTGCCGGTCAGCCACTGCGGGTCAGCGATATTGCCCGGAACGCTGGCATTCGCGTTCCCAGCGCAACGGAGCAAATCACCAAACTCGCCACGAACGGTCTTGTGGAGCGGACTCCCAATGATCATGATGCCCGTGTAGTGGAAGTTCGGCTCACCACTTTGGGCAGGCACAAACTAGAGGCCGCAAACCTGCGGCGCAATAAGGAAGTTGCCGCAGCATTTGCGTTCCTGCTCCCCAGTGAACGTCAAGCGATCGACAGGGCTATCCCTGCCATTGCCAAACTCAACGAGGCTTTATCCCCCTGA
- a CDS encoding MFS transporter — protein MQANTADTTASEKELTLTKEKQSMLHQPKAVWAVAGASVFAFMGIGLVDPILPAIAENLQATASEVSLLFTSYFLVTAIAMLVTGFVSSRLGGKRTLLLGLGIIVIFAGLSGLSDTVDALVGFRAGWGLGNALFVATALAVMVGVASGGAATAIILYEAALGLGLSLGPLMGAMLGGWQWRAPFFGTAAAMAVAFILIMILLPKTPTPALKTRLRDPLIALGHKGLRTTAGSALFYNYGFFTILAFVPFILGFDAYGIGAVFFGWGVAVAVFSVFVAPIVQRRFGAVGALTGSLIALAIILLGLALAAGHSVSTVVVLTVVSGALLGINNTLFTEMAMSVSDSPRPVASAGYNFVRWMGGALAPFLSTKIAEYTNSSITFYTAAAMVIVSAVVIVAGRKYLIAHEPAGI, from the coding sequence GTGCAAGCGAACACGGCAGATACAACTGCCAGCGAGAAGGAATTAACGCTCACGAAAGAAAAGCAGTCCATGCTTCATCAGCCCAAAGCTGTGTGGGCAGTTGCCGGAGCATCGGTGTTCGCGTTCATGGGCATTGGCCTGGTTGATCCCATTCTGCCCGCCATTGCAGAAAATCTGCAGGCCACCGCCAGCGAAGTTTCGCTATTGTTCACCAGCTACTTCCTTGTTACTGCCATCGCCATGCTGGTCACAGGCTTTGTGTCCTCACGGCTAGGCGGCAAACGTACCCTCTTACTGGGTTTGGGAATTATTGTCATCTTCGCTGGTCTCTCAGGGTTATCTGACACCGTCGATGCACTGGTTGGCTTCCGCGCCGGCTGGGGTTTAGGAAACGCGCTCTTCGTAGCAACAGCCTTGGCAGTCATGGTGGGTGTGGCTTCCGGCGGAGCGGCAACCGCCATCATCTTGTATGAAGCCGCCTTGGGTCTGGGCCTGTCACTTGGCCCGCTGATGGGAGCCATGCTAGGTGGCTGGCAGTGGCGAGCACCGTTCTTTGGCACGGCTGCGGCCATGGCCGTGGCTTTCATTCTCATCATGATCCTGCTTCCCAAAACCCCAACTCCAGCCCTGAAAACCAGGCTGCGCGACCCGCTTATTGCCTTGGGCCACAAGGGCCTACGGACAACAGCCGGCAGTGCCTTGTTCTACAACTACGGATTTTTCACAATCCTGGCGTTCGTGCCTTTCATCCTAGGCTTTGATGCCTACGGGATTGGTGCGGTGTTCTTTGGGTGGGGCGTGGCCGTGGCCGTGTTCTCAGTTTTCGTAGCACCGATTGTGCAGCGTCGCTTCGGGGCCGTGGGCGCATTGACGGGTTCGCTGATTGCTCTGGCAATCATTTTGCTTGGCCTGGCTCTTGCAGCCGGACACTCGGTGAGCACAGTAGTAGTTCTCACAGTTGTTTCCGGTGCCCTCCTTGGAATCAACAACACCCTGTTCACAGAAATGGCCATGTCCGTTTCCGACTCCCCGCGCCCTGTGGCTAGCGCCGGTTATAACTTTGTGCGTTGGATGGGTGGGGCGCTGGCACCGTTTCTGTCCACCAAGATCGCCGAATACACCAACTCTTCAATCACGTTCTACACGGCTGCCGCCATGGTGATTGTCAGTGCTGTGGTCATTGTGGCAGGACGCAAATATCTCATCGCTCACGAACCGGCGGGCATCTGA
- the raiA gene encoding ribosome-associated translation inhibitor RaiA — MEFMITGRNLSVSDRFREYASEKLGKIEQLADKVQRVDVKVSKENKAADAPLTVEVTVLGRGPVIRAEADASDKFAAFDLAYGKLFERLRKAKDKKTDHHSKHGVRSVSEATASLVPVSSSEPIYAQTPAEPVAEKSPYDIENDIPAGDSPVLIRRKVFPATALSLDDAVDNMEMVGHDFYLFVDSATGIPSVVYRRKGWTYGVISLDDNAKGAEEISAYRSPDEPARV, encoded by the coding sequence ATGGAGTTCATGATCACCGGCCGCAACTTGAGTGTTTCGGATCGTTTCCGCGAATACGCTAGCGAGAAGCTCGGGAAGATCGAACAGCTGGCCGACAAGGTTCAGCGCGTCGATGTGAAGGTTTCCAAGGAAAACAAAGCTGCAGATGCTCCACTCACTGTTGAAGTCACGGTTCTTGGCCGTGGCCCCGTGATCCGGGCTGAAGCCGACGCATCGGATAAGTTTGCAGCGTTTGATCTGGCCTACGGAAAATTGTTTGAGCGGCTCCGTAAGGCCAAAGACAAGAAGACGGACCATCACAGCAAGCACGGAGTCAGGTCAGTCAGCGAGGCTACTGCATCACTAGTTCCCGTGAGCAGTTCCGAACCGATCTACGCCCAAACACCTGCGGAGCCAGTCGCAGAAAAGTCGCCCTACGATATCGAAAATGATATCCCTGCAGGCGATTCACCCGTCTTGATCCGGCGCAAGGTGTTCCCAGCAACGGCACTATCCCTTGACGACGCAGTGGACAACATGGAAATGGTGGGTCACGATTTCTACCTCTTCGTTGACTCCGCAACGGGCATTCCCTCTGTGGTTTACCGCCGTAAAGGCTGGACCTACGGTGTCATTTCCCTCGATGACAACGCCAAGGGTGCCGAGGAAATCTCCGCCTACCGTTCACCCGATGAGCCAGCCCGCGTCTAA
- a CDS encoding phosphoribosyltransferase family protein — MDSNYQGAQELGLAPLPVTHKGRATSRWLRCLLWCGVAWRDFLYLILPAECVVCEREDHSLCPACASALRRQTASPFRAEDAADALVSVLGDCQLPVVAAGEYRDTLAAAILAYKNHGRTELRAPLSRCLARGLWYALGNIALCQPILAKGNSPGQLWLVPIPSTGSGWRRRGYDPVALLLQSMVREGRVPPAVVIAPVLGIRAKLPWHRRHQKGLGRAARRRNVRNTMKIHRRGGRNFRLSANPWSQGVVLVDDVLTTGSTLREAARTLEQAGLKVRMAVVLAAARAPDYSSKNVGAKGLAENSLVVKDE, encoded by the coding sequence ATGGATAGTAACTACCAAGGTGCGCAAGAACTGGGCTTGGCGCCGCTTCCGGTGACACATAAGGGGCGCGCTACCTCGCGTTGGCTACGGTGCTTATTGTGGTGCGGGGTGGCATGGAGAGATTTTCTCTATCTGATTTTGCCCGCCGAGTGTGTTGTCTGTGAGCGTGAAGATCACTCCCTGTGCCCCGCCTGCGCAAGTGCGCTGCGTCGCCAAACGGCCTCACCATTCAGGGCCGAGGACGCCGCTGACGCACTTGTGAGCGTGTTGGGTGATTGCCAACTCCCCGTGGTTGCTGCCGGTGAGTACAGGGACACGTTGGCGGCGGCCATCCTGGCGTACAAAAATCATGGCCGAACGGAATTGCGCGCACCATTGAGCCGGTGTCTGGCACGAGGACTCTGGTATGCATTGGGGAACATTGCCCTGTGCCAGCCAATACTTGCCAAGGGGAATTCTCCGGGGCAGCTGTGGCTGGTTCCGATCCCCAGCACGGGAAGTGGTTGGCGGCGCCGAGGCTATGACCCTGTAGCCCTGCTACTGCAATCGATGGTGCGAGAGGGCAGAGTGCCGCCGGCAGTGGTCATTGCCCCGGTATTGGGTATTAGGGCAAAACTCCCGTGGCACCGACGGCACCAGAAAGGGCTAGGGCGGGCGGCGCGTCGGCGCAACGTCCGTAACACGATGAAAATTCACCGGAGAGGTGGCCGGAATTTTCGGCTATCAGCGAATCCGTGGAGCCAGGGGGTGGTGCTTGTTGACGATGTGCTCACTACTGGTTCAACTCTTCGTGAAGCGGCTAGAACACTAGAACAAGCGGGATTGAAGGTGCGTATGGCGGTAGTCTTGGCAGCGGCCCGGGCTCCGGATTACAGCTCCAAAAACGTGGGAGCGAAAGGACTCGCCGAAAATAGTTTGGTCGTAAAAGATGAATAA
- a CDS encoding LpqB family beta-propeller domain-containing protein: protein MTRFLNSFQPDPRLKSRRYGAVPRRHWLAAGWVMAVVVLLAMAGCATIPTHGPVGKSDPLTPRNNSVYIDFEQFAPGDGASQESIVRGFIESGTGITDDFQVARQYLAPKLAQSWAPDKSTLVYKDTFSVSPGAEKDTFVLTFDVVSTVDATGVLTPAKEGATESLNMKLVQVDGQWRISEAPDGVGLTQANFETLFSPLALYFYDPTFTYGVPDIRWLVSRSSRTTTTIVKAMLSGPAPYLRGAVVSAFPNGISLERDSVPVNNGLAKVGLSAKALLDTSVKQRQQMHEQLLVTLQKSLNTVTEVQFLADDRQVDMGGATDDLSAMVIDSSVSTAQVALAKNELVTFNGTKAAPIPGMVSVAALAPATPAISYSGKEFAFKSGAGNQIYSVVPGQQPVVAVAGVALTPPSFAPNGWLWSAAGDGSGDVIAINPNDDGKMGPPVLLRVPWLVGQEVSTLRISRDGTRALVISQSNGVSRVSITGIFKSGDVPKELTPPLNLPHTGTPSLGVWTGESSVAVMAPSAADPVTIEILDLARGPQKLDELVGLEWLTAGSGLRNIHAQSAAGYFANVSSSWDLIAKDLRQASFAG, encoded by the coding sequence ATGACCCGTTTTTTGAACTCATTCCAACCGGACCCCCGGCTAAAATCGCGCCGATACGGAGCCGTACCGAGGCGGCACTGGCTGGCCGCGGGGTGGGTGATGGCCGTCGTCGTGCTCCTGGCCATGGCGGGCTGCGCAACCATTCCCACCCACGGCCCGGTGGGCAAGAGCGATCCGTTGACGCCGCGCAATAACTCCGTTTACATTGATTTTGAACAATTTGCCCCCGGGGATGGCGCTTCCCAAGAGAGCATAGTTAGAGGCTTCATTGAATCCGGTACCGGTATCACCGATGATTTCCAGGTGGCGCGGCAGTATTTGGCACCGAAGCTTGCACAGTCCTGGGCGCCTGATAAAAGCACCCTTGTCTACAAGGACACATTCTCGGTATCCCCGGGGGCGGAGAAAGACACTTTTGTCCTAACATTTGATGTAGTTTCAACTGTGGATGCCACGGGTGTGCTGACCCCGGCTAAAGAGGGTGCCACAGAGAGTTTGAATATGAAGCTGGTGCAGGTTGATGGCCAGTGGCGCATTTCCGAGGCCCCCGACGGCGTGGGTCTGACTCAAGCGAACTTTGAAACACTTTTCAGCCCGCTGGCACTTTATTTCTACGACCCCACCTTCACTTATGGAGTGCCGGACATTCGGTGGCTGGTCAGCAGGTCCTCACGGACCACAACCACCATCGTGAAGGCCATGCTCAGTGGCCCGGCACCCTATTTGCGTGGCGCGGTTGTTAGTGCTTTTCCAAACGGAATCTCCCTTGAGCGGGATTCTGTGCCCGTGAACAACGGTCTGGCCAAGGTGGGGCTGAGCGCAAAGGCGCTACTGGACACCAGCGTGAAGCAGCGCCAACAAATGCACGAACAGCTTTTGGTGACACTGCAAAAGAGTCTGAACACAGTCACTGAGGTGCAATTCTTGGCCGATGACAGACAAGTGGACATGGGCGGAGCTACCGATGATCTCAGCGCCATGGTCATCGATAGTTCGGTATCAACCGCTCAGGTGGCACTGGCCAAAAATGAGCTTGTCACTTTCAACGGCACCAAGGCAGCACCGATTCCAGGGATGGTCTCGGTGGCCGCGTTGGCGCCTGCAACGCCGGCAATTTCCTATTCGGGTAAGGAATTTGCTTTCAAGTCCGGCGCCGGAAACCAGATTTACTCGGTGGTGCCAGGTCAACAGCCCGTTGTTGCCGTTGCGGGGGTGGCGCTGACACCACCATCCTTTGCTCCCAACGGCTGGCTTTGGTCAGCTGCCGGGGACGGCTCCGGCGATGTGATTGCCATTAACCCGAACGACGACGGGAAAATGGGCCCCCCTGTCCTACTGCGCGTTCCTTGGTTGGTTGGTCAGGAAGTGAGCACCCTGCGGATTTCACGGGACGGTACAAGAGCGCTGGTGATCTCCCAGTCGAACGGTGTAAGCCGGGTCAGTATCACGGGGATTTTTAAATCTGGAGATGTCCCGAAGGAACTAACTCCACCCCTGAACCTGCCGCACACCGGGACACCAAGCCTGGGTGTGTGGACGGGAGAGTCCAGCGTGGCTGTGATGGCGCCGTCGGCCGCTGATCCGGTGACCATCGAGATCCTCGATCTAGCCCGGGGCCCGCAAAAACTGGACGAACTGGTGGGCCTTGAATGGCTCACCGCCGGTTCAGGGTTGCGGAACATCCATGCACAATCGGCCGCCGGATACTTCGCAAATGTCTCCAGCAGCTGGGATCTGATAGCGAAGGACCTCAGGCAGGCGTCGTTTGCCGGGTAG